The following are encoded together in the Erwinia sp. E602 genome:
- a CDS encoding HipA domain-containing protein, producing MQELPQKQKGMSISGYQPKLQMILQDLEFTVIDKQGEYILKPSPVEFPRLAENEHATMTLMSRLGFDVPPCGLLAFRSEQAGDEEEYAFVIKRFDRTAGGKGVHHEQLDAAMDIDEKYGKIADDGKSWISYEQIARFLVANVNDNLAFRIDLFRRIVYAYLLGNNDMHLRNFGLLLPQDKPPQLSPLYDFVSVVPYQAYFTAPLALPLLACEEGDKALAGGFSTRYGEYLGMDFLVLAESIGLSKRLTAALLTDLVKEQEIVESTYRESFMPEDDVEAVLRYYRSRLSRLQILDEPAL from the coding sequence GTGCAGGAACTGCCGCAAAAGCAGAAGGGAATGAGTATTTCTGGCTATCAGCCCAAGCTACAGATGATTCTGCAGGATCTGGAGTTTACGGTTATCGATAAACAGGGTGAGTACATTCTTAAGCCTTCTCCGGTTGAGTTTCCCCGGCTGGCTGAAAATGAACATGCCACCATGACGCTGATGAGCCGGCTTGGATTTGACGTTCCCCCCTGTGGCCTGCTGGCATTCCGGTCAGAACAGGCGGGCGATGAGGAGGAATATGCTTTCGTAATTAAGCGTTTTGACCGAACAGCCGGGGGCAAAGGTGTCCATCATGAGCAATTGGATGCAGCGATGGACATCGATGAAAAGTACGGAAAAATCGCCGATGACGGCAAGTCATGGATCAGCTACGAACAGATAGCCCGCTTTCTGGTTGCGAATGTGAACGATAACCTGGCATTCAGAATCGATCTGTTCCGGCGCATTGTTTATGCATATCTGCTGGGTAATAACGATATGCACCTGCGTAATTTCGGTCTGCTACTACCGCAGGATAAGCCGCCGCAGCTTTCGCCGCTGTATGACTTTGTCTCCGTGGTGCCCTATCAGGCGTACTTTACTGCACCGCTGGCGCTGCCGCTGCTGGCCTGTGAAGAAGGCGATAAAGCACTGGCCGGCGGATTCAGCACCCGTTATGGCGAGTATCTCGGAATGGATTTTTTAGTACTGGCAGAGAGCATTGGTCTGAGTAAAAGGCTTACCGCCGCGTTACTGACAGACTTAGTGAAAGAGCAGGAGATTGTAGAGTCAACGTACCGGGAATCCTTTATGCCGGAGGACGATGTCGAGGCGGTGCTGCGTTACTACCGTTCCCGGTTGAGCAGGCTGCAGATACTCGATGAACCGGCACTCTGA
- a CDS encoding VOC family protein: MRTQKRCLGYVAIVVDDYDRAIEYYTQKLGFTLVEDTPQPGKRWVVVTPAPGSDCNLLLARASSERQSGFIGDQAGGRVFLFLQTDDFWRDYTAMKEKGVTFCEAPREEAYGTVVVFEDLYGNRWDLYQNAQG; this comes from the coding sequence ATGCGCACCCAAAAAAGATGTCTCGGCTATGTGGCAATCGTGGTTGATGACTACGACAGGGCAATTGAGTACTACACCCAGAAACTGGGTTTCACCCTGGTCGAAGACACCCCGCAGCCGGGCAAACGCTGGGTGGTGGTGACGCCAGCTCCCGGAAGCGACTGCAATCTGCTGCTGGCACGCGCCTCCAGTGAACGGCAGTCAGGCTTTATCGGCGATCAGGCCGGAGGCCGCGTATTCCTGTTCCTGCAGACCGATGATTTCTGGCGGGATTACACGGCGATGAAGGAAAAAGGCGTGACGTTCTGCGAAGCACCGCGCGAGGAAGCGTACGGCACCGTGGTGGTCTTTGAGGACCTGTACGGTAACCGCTGGGATCTCTATCAGAACGCGCAGGGCTGA
- a CDS encoding helix-turn-helix transcriptional regulator, translating to MNHETSETSLARLQTIATLVDELKNEFAAGQRESAALTERQKIHSLPALGAQLNQRRKALGIDLATLELQTGLSVSTLKRLFKDPEQVKFGSVYVVADALGVTLCAVV from the coding sequence ATGAACCATGAAACGTCAGAAACGTCCTTAGCAAGGCTACAGACCATTGCGACGCTGGTAGACGAGCTCAAAAATGAATTTGCAGCCGGGCAGCGTGAGAGTGCTGCTTTGACCGAACGGCAAAAGATCCACTCGCTGCCTGCACTTGGCGCACAGCTGAACCAGCGGCGTAAAGCGCTGGGCATCGATCTGGCCACGCTGGAGCTGCAAACCGGTCTCTCGGTTTCCACGCTTAAGCGTCTGTTTAAAGACCCGGAGCAGGTCAAATTTGGCAGCGTGTACGTGGTGGCTGACGCGTTGGGAGTGACGCTATGCGCCGTCGTGTAA
- a CDS encoding HipA N-terminal domain-containing protein encodes MRRRVTVWLYDRPVGVLSQNEQGYLFEYHADYAGPALSLSLPVERRSFPRATLHPFFASLAPEGWLKRRYSQLQKIDERDLLGLLINNGENLLGAVRLSVEERS; translated from the coding sequence ATGCGCCGTCGTGTAACCGTCTGGCTGTACGATCGGCCGGTCGGTGTTCTGAGCCAGAATGAGCAGGGTTATCTTTTTGAGTACCACGCGGATTATGCGGGACCGGCGCTGTCACTCAGCCTTCCGGTGGAGCGGCGTAGCTTCCCCCGCGCGACGCTGCATCCGTTTTTCGCCTCACTGGCGCCGGAGGGCTGGCTGAAGCGGCGTTACAGCCAGCTACAAAAAATCGACGAGCGCGATCTGCTGGGGCTGTTGATTAACAACGGGGAAAATTTACTGGGTGCGGTCAGACTTAGCGTGGAGGAGAGATCATGA
- a CDS encoding amidohydrolase has translation MNNASLILTNGKFHTVDRENPLATAVAIKDGKFLAVGSEAEVMQFAGEATQVVDLHGHTGIPGLNDSHLHLIRGGLNYNLELRWEGVPSLADALRMLKEQALRTPNPQWVRVVGGWNEFQFAERRMPTLDEINEAAPDTPVFILHLYDRALLNRAALKVVGYTRDTPNPPGGEIQRDGNGNPTGLLIARPNAMLLYSTLAKGPKLPLDQQVNSTRQFMRELNRLGLTSAIDAGGGFQNYPDDYEVISELHAKKQLTVRIAYNLFTQRPGHELEDFEKWTDMLSPGQGTDFYRHNGAGEMLVFSAADFEDFLEPRPDLAPGMEDELERVVRHLVEHRWPFRLHATYNESISRMLNVFEKVNREIPFDGLHWIFDHAETITEANIERVKALGGGIAVQHRMAFQGEYFAERYGHEAVKQTPPVAKMLEMGVPVGLGTDATRVASYNPWTALYWLVSGRTVGGMAMYDVNARLDRETALMLWTQGSAWFSSEQGKKGQIKVGQLADLAILSKDYFSVHEEEIKGIESVMTVVNGDVVYAAGRFSPLSPPPIVVLPEWSPVVTVPGHWRSAPPQAHGRAAFASQPHQCSGPCGVHSHSHDVARHSGVPVSDDNAFWGALGCSCFAF, from the coding sequence TCTGACTAACGGTAAGTTCCACACGGTGGACCGTGAAAACCCGCTGGCGACGGCGGTAGCGATTAAAGACGGTAAATTCCTCGCGGTGGGCAGCGAAGCGGAGGTGATGCAGTTTGCCGGTGAGGCAACGCAGGTGGTGGATCTGCACGGGCACACCGGTATTCCGGGGCTGAACGACTCGCACCTGCACCTGATCCGCGGCGGTCTGAACTATAACCTTGAGCTGCGCTGGGAAGGCGTGCCCTCGCTGGCCGACGCGCTGCGCATGCTGAAAGAGCAGGCGCTGCGAACGCCAAATCCGCAGTGGGTGCGGGTGGTGGGCGGCTGGAACGAGTTCCAGTTTGCCGAGCGCCGCATGCCGACGCTGGACGAGATCAACGAAGCGGCACCGGATACGCCGGTGTTTATCCTGCACCTGTATGACCGCGCGCTGCTCAACCGCGCCGCGCTGAAGGTGGTGGGCTACACCCGCGACACGCCAAACCCGCCGGGCGGCGAGATCCAGCGCGACGGCAACGGCAATCCGACCGGGCTGCTGATCGCCCGTCCCAACGCGATGCTGCTCTACTCCACGCTGGCGAAAGGGCCGAAGCTGCCGCTGGATCAGCAGGTTAACTCGACCCGCCAGTTTATGCGCGAGCTGAACCGACTCGGGCTGACCAGCGCGATTGATGCCGGCGGCGGTTTCCAGAACTATCCGGACGACTATGAAGTCATCAGCGAGCTGCACGCTAAGAAGCAGCTGACCGTACGTATCGCCTATAACCTGTTTACCCAGCGGCCGGGCCACGAGCTGGAAGATTTCGAGAAGTGGACCGATATGCTGTCGCCGGGCCAGGGCACCGATTTCTACCGCCATAACGGCGCGGGCGAGATGCTGGTGTTCTCCGCCGCCGACTTTGAGGATTTCCTGGAGCCGCGCCCGGACCTGGCGCCGGGTATGGAAGATGAGCTGGAGCGCGTGGTGCGTCACCTTGTGGAACACCGCTGGCCGTTCCGCCTGCATGCCACTTACAACGAGTCGATCAGCCGCATGCTGAACGTGTTCGAGAAGGTCAACCGTGAGATCCCGTTTGACGGCCTGCACTGGATCTTTGACCATGCGGAGACCATTACCGAAGCCAACATTGAGCGTGTGAAGGCGCTGGGCGGCGGCATCGCGGTACAGCACCGCATGGCCTTCCAGGGCGAATACTTTGCCGAGCGCTACGGCCATGAAGCGGTGAAGCAGACGCCGCCGGTGGCGAAGATGCTGGAGATGGGCGTGCCGGTCGGGCTGGGCACCGATGCCACCCGCGTGGCCAGCTATAACCCGTGGACCGCGCTCTACTGGCTGGTGTCCGGCCGCACCGTCGGCGGCATGGCGATGTATGACGTGAACGCCCGTCTGGATCGTGAAACCGCGCTGATGCTGTGGACCCAGGGCAGCGCCTGGTTCTCCAGCGAGCAGGGCAAGAAAGGGCAGATTAAGGTGGGGCAGCTGGCCGACCTGGCCATTCTGTCAAAAGACTACTTCAGCGTGCATGAGGAAGAGATCAAAGGCATCGAGTCGGTGATGACCGTGGTGAACGGCGACGTGGTGTATGCTGCCGGCCGCTTCAGCCCGCTGTCACCGCCGCCGATCGTCGTGCTGCCGGAGTGGTCACCGGTGGTGACGGTGCCGGGTCACTGGCGTTCTGCGCCGCCGCAGGCCCACGGCCGTGCCGCTTTTGCTTCACAGCCGCACCAGTGCAGCGGTCCGTGCGGCGTGCACAGCCACTCGCACGATGTCGCCCGCCACTCCGGCGTGCCGGTATCTGACGATAATGCCTTCTGGGGCGCGCTGGGCTGTTCGTGCTTTGCGTTCTGA